A segment of the Actinomycetota bacterium genome:
CCAAGAGCGGTCTGTACATCCCGGACACCGCCAAGGAGAAGCCGCAGCGGGGCACCGTCATCGCGGCCGGCGAGGGCAAGGTCAAGGACGACGGCACACGTGCGCCGATGGACGTGAAGAAGGGCGACGTCGTCATCTACAGCAAGTACGGCGGCACCGAGGTCAAGATCAAGGACGAAGATCACCTCATCCTGCGCGCCGACGACATCTACGCGGTCGTCGAGGG
Coding sequences within it:
- the groES gene encoding co-chaperone GroES; translation: MKLKPLGDRVIVKPAEADEQTKSGLYIPDTAKEKPQRGTVIAAGEGKVKDDGTRAPMDVKKGDVVIYSKYGGTEVKIKDEDHLILRADDIYAVVEGK